A window of Bacteroidota bacterium contains these coding sequences:
- a CDS encoding L,D-transpeptidase family protein gives MKPAFISSLLIFSFAFMTDSFKSQQQKFPRVKTAYEEKEKAMKELFSAKGIELSAAGIFIRAFKQEAQLEIWAKNKQEKYELIKTYSICSSSGELGPKRKQGDGQVPEGFYEIERFNPSSNFYLSLGVSYPNASDKILGEKKNLGGDIFIHGNCVTIGCMPITDDKIKEVYVMAVEAKSNGGKIPVHLFPFRMSEENMKLYGEKYPQHLAFWKNIQKGYAYFESAKTLPSVKVLNNGEYSFY, from the coding sequence ATGAAGCCCGCATTTATATCTTCGCTCTTAATTTTTTCTTTCGCGTTCATGACTGATTCATTCAAATCACAGCAGCAAAAATTTCCAAGGGTGAAAACCGCCTATGAGGAAAAAGAAAAAGCAATGAAGGAATTATTTTCTGCCAAGGGAATTGAACTTTCTGCTGCCGGCATTTTCATCCGCGCCTTCAAGCAAGAAGCGCAACTTGAAATCTGGGCAAAGAACAAGCAGGAGAAATATGAGTTGATAAAAACATATTCTATTTGTTCTTCTTCGGGCGAACTTGGACCGAAGCGAAAACAAGGAGACGGGCAGGTGCCCGAAGGTTTTTACGAGATAGAGCGCTTCAATCCTTCCAGCAATTTTTATTTATCGCTGGGCGTGAGTTATCCGAATGCATCGGATAAAATTCTTGGCGAGAAAAAAAATCTTGGCGGAGATATTTTCATTCACGGCAACTGCGTAACCATCGGCTGCATGCCCATTACCGATGATAAAATAAAAGAAGTGTATGTGATGGCGGTGGAAGCAAAATCGAACGGAGGAAAAATTCCCGTTCACCTGTTTCCGTTCCGCATGAGCGAAGAGAACATGAAATTATACGGAGAAAAATATCCGCAGCATCTTGCGTTCTGGAAAAATATTCAGAAGGGCTATGCGTATTTCGAATCTGCGAAAACACTTCCCTCCGTCAAAGTTTTGAACAACGGAGAGTACTCGTTCTACTAA
- a CDS encoding PKD domain-containing protein, producing the protein MKGFYKAVFSSLVFCFAHFVSFAHGGKEYFQDKDGFFFFLGVHNFTDVHLVWEPKQDASLKAFTLERSEDGINYSPLITHDPSVKLTDLMTLSKEESDKVDTDPYNRLLYTTETGAGRYIYNQLIPDFMLNNKSYQWHYRIKFSWMDGTISYSGVRNFDFFWNYRKMVDQPSPAPFIQIDVSPKKITNEGNEATLQEKINGDEHPETAKKDNLPITLGCPGIGTPPPGSCSSGQTQTLSGGPGSCCTYVQTRYEYPSSNCMGTCCCNIDCSPSSYDSCCVHNCNQHNQCGCTPWLCCGGSYQWITTSVTNQTPPTLSQTHVNVKCNGQCTGSASISATGGTNPLTYTWSPNVSNSSTANNLCAGSYNVTVTDANGCTSVLTVTITQPTVLSASGSSTAASCGQSNGSASVTASGGSPGYTYSWAPTGGNSSTANNLPAGNYSCTVTDANGCTTVVPVTVSSTGAITTSATPNSAVCSQSNGSASVTVTGGSPTFTYVWSPTGGNSSTATGLPAGNYTCTVTDGNGCTSVSTVTIGNTGNASAIFSANTVCLGQPTNFTDQSTSSTGTINSWNWNFGDGNTSIQQNPVHTYTASGTYTVTLTVTDNSGCTSTITNVITVNPQPVANFTSTTVCLGTATQFTDLSTGGGSSWSWNFGDGNTSIQQSPSHTYAAAGNYTATLTVTGPGGCTATISFPVTVYPQPVAAFSATTPVCLGSAIQFTDLSTGGGTSWSWNFGDGNTSTQQSPSHTYTASGTYNVTLVVTASPGNCSATLTQVVTVNPNPVANFSATSVCIGNPTQFTDLSSGGGNSWSWNFGDGNTSTQQNPSNIYANPGNYVVSFTVTANPGGCFAVITQTVTVYPQANANFSSSTVCVNTPATQFTDLSVGASTWSWNFGDPNSGPNNTSAQQSPSHSYTTAGNYSVTLIVASGQGCADTLVQLITVNPKPTAVFSASTVCFNNLTQFTDLSGGNPTQWSWTMPNANPSSSGSQNPAVTYNSWGNYTATLVVTDANGCKDTTTLPVTVNPLPLASFVSSVVCAGDSTCFTDQTSIAAGSITAWSWNFGDASCPNNTSTLQNPCHTYCNGAGTYTVILTSTSNYGCQSTTNMNVTVNSLPVASFTAPNMCMNTVTQFNNTSGNSTQWAWNFGDPQNTTSTLQNPSFTYLGYGTYTVTLIASSGSGCKDTTTQAITVYPLPVVQFVSDSVCKGNPSSFSDLSFIGNGNISSWSWNFGDPSSAPNNTSSLQNPTHVFSNSGNYNVSLTVTSNYGCVSNLTLQAVVFALPIANFSYDPQSPLKISDMASFTDLSAVNITQWNWWFGDGDSISGMQNPTHVYTDTGTYIITLAVIDKNGCRDTIEYPIEILDYSFYIPSAFSPNGDGTNDFFFGKGIGIKHFELWIFDRWGNRIFYCKREGLPQEVPCLWDGKVDGGLSESIVQEDVYVWKVHLVNVFDKEFDYVGTVTVVR; encoded by the coding sequence ATGAAAGGTTTTTACAAAGCAGTTTTTTCTTCCCTTGTTTTTTGTTTCGCGCATTTCGTTTCCTTCGCACACGGAGGCAAAGAATACTTCCAGGACAAGGACGGGTTTTTCTTTTTCTTAGGCGTGCATAACTTCACCGATGTGCATCTGGTGTGGGAGCCCAAACAAGATGCATCGCTGAAAGCATTTACGCTTGAGCGCAGCGAAGACGGCATAAATTATTCTCCGCTCATTACGCACGACCCTTCCGTTAAACTAACCGACCTGATGACTTTATCCAAAGAAGAAAGTGATAAAGTGGATACAGACCCTTACAACCGGTTGCTTTACACGACAGAAACAGGAGCAGGCAGATACATTTACAACCAGTTGATTCCTGATTTCATGTTGAACAATAAAAGTTATCAATGGCATTACCGCATAAAATTTTCGTGGATGGATGGAACCATTTCTTACAGCGGAGTGCGCAACTTTGATTTCTTCTGGAACTATAGAAAAATGGTTGACCAGCCCTCGCCTGCGCCCTTTATACAAATAGATGTGTCTCCTAAAAAAATTACCAACGAAGGAAACGAGGCGACACTGCAGGAAAAAATTAATGGCGATGAGCATCCGGAAACAGCGAAGAAGGATAACCTCCCGATAACTCTCGGATGTCCCGGCATAGGAACTCCTCCTCCGGGTTCCTGTTCATCCGGTCAAACGCAAACCCTGAGCGGTGGTCCCGGTTCGTGCTGCACCTACGTGCAAACGCGCTACGAATATCCCAGCAGTAATTGCATGGGAACCTGCTGCTGCAACATTGACTGCTCTCCTTCCTCGTATGATTCCTGCTGCGTGCACAATTGCAACCAGCATAATCAGTGCGGATGCACTCCCTGGCTTTGCTGCGGTGGTTCGTATCAATGGATAACTACTTCTGTTACCAATCAAACTCCTCCCACGCTTTCTCAAACGCATGTGAATGTTAAATGCAACGGGCAATGCACCGGCTCAGCCAGCATTTCTGCAACAGGAGGCACTAATCCTTTAACATATACATGGTCACCCAATGTTTCCAATTCAAGCACTGCAAATAATTTATGTGCCGGTTCCTATAATGTAACAGTAACCGATGCCAACGGCTGCACTTCGGTGCTCACGGTAACAATCACTCAACCCACCGTGCTGAGCGCTTCCGGCAGTTCAACCGCTGCCTCCTGCGGGCAATCCAACGGAAGTGCATCCGTGACTGCTTCAGGCGGTTCACCCGGTTACACTTATTCATGGGCACCCACGGGGGGGAATTCTTCTACTGCAAACAATCTTCCTGCCGGAAATTATTCTTGTACGGTAACAGACGCAAACGGATGTACTACGGTTGTTCCTGTAACTGTTTCTTCCACCGGGGCAATAACCACTTCTGCAACTCCCAATAGCGCTGTTTGCAGTCAATCGAACGGAAGCGCATCGGTGACGGTTACAGGCGGCTCGCCAACGTTTACCTACGTATGGTCTCCCACCGGAGGTAATTCTTCTACTGCCACAGGGCTGCCTGCCGGAAATTATACCTGCACGGTAACAGACGGCAATGGCTGCACTTCGGTTTCAACAGTTACTATCGGCAACACCGGAAATGCCAGCGCCATATTCAGTGCAAACACCGTTTGTCTCGGGCAGCCGACCAACTTTACTGACCAATCTACTTCTTCCACCGGCACCATTAACAGTTGGAATTGGAATTTTGGCGATGGAAATACTTCTATCCAGCAAAATCCTGTTCATACCTACACTGCTTCGGGAACATATACCGTTACATTAACGGTAACGGATAACAGCGGATGCACTTCTACCATCACGAATGTTATTACAGTAAATCCTCAGCCGGTGGCTAACTTTACTTCCACTACTGTTTGTCTCGGCACTGCCACTCAGTTCACCGACCTTTCTACGGGGGGGGGCAGTTCGTGGAGCTGGAATTTTGGCGATGGAAATACTTCCATTCAGCAAAGCCCTTCGCATACGTATGCGGCAGCAGGAAATTATACTGCCACGCTCACGGTAACAGGACCGGGCGGCTGCACGGCAACTATTTCTTTTCCTGTAACTGTATATCCGCAGCCGGTTGCCGCATTCAGCGCTACTACTCCGGTTTGCCTTGGCAGCGCCATTCAGTTTACCGACCTATCCACCGGGGGCGGAACTTCGTGGAGTTGGAATTTCGGAGACGGAAACACTTCCACGCAGCAAAGCCCTTCGCATACCTATACCGCTTCGGGTACCTATAATGTAACCCTCGTTGTAACTGCATCGCCCGGTAATTGCTCTGCCACCCTTACGCAGGTGGTAACGGTGAATCCCAATCCCGTTGCAAACTTCAGCGCCACCAGCGTATGCATCGGAAATCCTACGCAGTTCACTGATTTATCTTCGGGAGGAGGAAATTCATGGAGTTGGAATTTTGGCGATGGAAATACTTCTACGCAGCAAAACCCATCCAATATTTATGCGAACCCGGGAAATTATGTGGTGTCATTCACTGTAACTGCAAATCCGGGCGGATGTTTTGCGGTGATTACTCAAACGGTTACCGTTTATCCGCAGGCGAATGCGAACTTCAGTTCGAGTACTGTTTGCGTGAACACTCCCGCCACGCAGTTCACCGATTTATCGGTGGGCGCAAGCACGTGGAGTTGGAATTTTGGCGACCCTAATTCGGGACCCAATAATACTTCTGCGCAGCAAAGCCCCTCGCATTCCTATACCACCGCAGGAAATTATTCGGTAACACTCATTGTGGCGAGCGGGCAGGGATGTGCCGATACCCTGGTGCAGTTGATTACCGTGAATCCGAAACCTACAGCTGTTTTCAGCGCTTCCACGGTTTGCTTTAACAACCTGACTCAGTTTACCGATTTATCGGGAGGAAATCCCACGCAGTGGAGCTGGACCATGCCGAATGCAAATCCGTCTTCATCCGGTTCGCAGAACCCTGCTGTTACGTATAACAGTTGGGGAAATTATACTGCCACGCTTGTGGTTACCGATGCAAACGGCTGCAAGGATACTACCACCCTACCGGTAACGGTGAACCCGCTTCCGCTGGCAAGTTTTGTTTCCAGTGTGGTTTGCGCGGGCGATTCCACCTGCTTTACCGACCAGACCTCTATTGCCGCGGGCAGCATTACAGCATGGAGTTGGAATTTCGGAGACGCTTCGTGCCCCAACAATACTTCCACCCTGCAGAATCCTTGTCATACTTATTGTAATGGCGCAGGTACCTATACTGTAATTCTTACTTCCACTTCCAACTACGGATGCCAGAGCACTACCAACATGAATGTAACCGTTAACTCGCTGCCGGTGGCTTCGTTCACCGCTCCGAATATGTGCATGAATACGGTTACGCAGTTCAACAACACTTCGGGCAATTCCACGCAATGGGCATGGAATTTCGGTGACCCGCAGAACACCACTTCCACCCTGCAGAATCCTTCGTTCACGTATTTGGGTTACGGAACTTATACCGTTACGCTGATTGCTTCTTCGGGTTCGGGCTGCAAGGATACCACTACGCAGGCAATCACCGTTTATCCTTTGCCTGTTGTGCAGTTTGTTTCTGACAGCGTGTGCAAAGGCAACCCGAGCAGTTTCTCCGACCTGTCGTTTATAGGCAACGGAAATATTTCTTCGTGGAGTTGGAATTTCGGTGACCCAAGTTCTGCGCCTAATAATACTTCCTCTTTGCAAAATCCTACGCACGTGTTCAGCAATTCTGGCAACTATAATGTTTCGCTTACGGTTACTTCCAATTACGGCTGCGTGAGCAATCTTACGCTGCAGGCGGTGGTGTTTGCCCTGCCCATAGCGAATTTTTCATATGACCCGCAGTCACCGCTCAAAATTTCCGACATGGCTTCCTTCACCGATTTATCCGCGGTTAACATTACGCAATGGAATTGGTGGTTTGGCGATGGCGATTCCATTTCTGGAATGCAAAATCCCACGCACGTTTATACCGATACCGGCACTTACATTATCACCCTTGCGGTGATTGATAAAAACGGATGCCGCGATACGATTGAATATCCCATAGAAATTCTCGACTACTCCTTTTACATTCCCAGCGCCTTTTCTCCGAACGGTGACGGAACAAATGACTTTTTCTTCGGAAAAGGAATCGGCATCAAGCATTTTGAACTGTGGATTTTTGACCGCTGGGGAAACCGCATTTTCTACTGCAAGCGCGAAGGATTGCCGCAGGAAGTTCCCTGCTTATGGGATGGTAAAGTGGATGGCGGGCTTTCGGAATCCATCGTGCAGGAAGATGTGTATGTATGGAAAGTGCACCTCGTAAACGTATTTGATAAGGAATTTGATTACGTGGGCACCGTAACGGTGGTGCGGTAA